The Daphnia pulex isolate KAP4 chromosome 3, ASM2113471v1 genome includes a region encoding these proteins:
- the LOC124189824 gene encoding cyclin-D-binding Myb-like transcription factor 1 isoform X1: MSRTPGALSFSNKITSIFYLPLDVTMSRNSVHQLNNEICTQEILVESLESQDGEQYLVNLDGEEYYENQVSNCEESTLMHDDNSEESYSLTKHSWTPTSVEKQQLRNQGQPWKQGVWSKEETVQLKQNILDYCDTFSIKDPCEIIFESGKEKRKNFYKTIADGINRPLFAVYRRVVRMYDSKNHIGKYSAEELKKLQELRKEYGNDWQKIGIIMGRSAASIKDRCRHLKEDCNAGPWVPEEEDLLFEAVFGFTQCLPGENSVAGIPWIQIAHRVGSRSERQCRKKWLSYCNVKRIGAVEWNDADELYLIRRLSKIDSDKDIAWAELTQKWPRSSVRSHQWLRAKWKRLKSTVTSSEDLSLKEICHQLLMTRNNNVIGRSVATDENTENCHSNSTHPTSVLNVIGVAPGASISAPIGLHFSKGVGQSRQTSVVLNLPCVTNIPMYFCTPNSSEGCSTISSGTEGHQTIRFLSSATQDVVSGGDSVAVVHLDLDGGEEPAVTTDVMFSGSSLCNSHGSPLGFVDKSDHESDHSHARK, translated from the exons ATGAGCAGAACTCCAGGAGCTTTGTCTTTCAGCAATAAAATAACTAGTATTTTCTACCTTCCATTAGATGTAACAATGTCAAGAAATTCTGTTCATCAGTTGAATAATGAGATATGCACTCAAGAAATTTTGGTTGAATCACTGGAATCACAAGATGGAGAACAATATTTGGTAAATTTAGATGGTGAAGAATACTATGAAAATCAAGTGTCAAACTGTGAG GAATCAACTCTTATGCATGATGACAACTCCGAAGAAAGTTACAGTTTAACTAAACATAGCTGGACACCAACTTCAGTTGAGAAACAGCAACTAAGAAATCAAGGACAGCCTTGGAAACAAGGAGTTTGgagcaaagaagaaactgtgcaattgaaacaaaacatattAGATTACTGTGAT actttttcaataaaagacccatgtgaaattatttttgaatctgggaaagagaaacgaaaaaactTCTACAAGACCATTGCAGATGGGATCAACCGACCGTTGTTTGCGGTATATCGAAGAGTGGTGAG GATGTATGATTCAAAGAACCATATAGGCAAATACAGTGCAGAGGAACTAAAAAAGTTGCAAGAACTAAGAAAAGAATACGGAAATGATTGGCAGAAAATAGGGATAATTATGGGCCGTTCTGCAGCGTCAATCAAAGATAGGTGCCGTCATCTAAAAGAAGATTGCAATGCTGGGCCGTGGGTACCAGAGGAAGAAGATCTTTTGTTTGAAGCTGTCTTTGGCTTTACACAGTGTTTACCTGGAGAAAACTCAGTAGCTGGTATACCTTGGATTCAAATCGCTCATCGTGTAGGTAGTCGCAGCGAACGACAGTGTCGGAAAAAGTGGCTTAGCTATTGCAATGTGAAACGAATTGGGGCAGTAGAGTGGAATGATGCCGACGAACTTTATTTAATACGAAg ATTATCTAAAATCGACAGCGATAAAGATATTGCTTGGGCCGAGCTGACTCAAAAATGGCCACGCTCATCCGTCCGATCTCACCAGTGGTTAAGAGCCAAATGGAAAAGGCTGAAGAGCACTGTGACAAGTAGTGAAGACTTAAGTCTGAAAG aaatttgtCATCAATTACTGATGActcgtaataataatgttaTTGGAAGGTCGGTTGCAACCGACGAAAACACCGAAAATTGCCATTCCAATAGTACACATCCTACAAGTGTTCTTAATGTAATAGGAGTCGCACCCGGAGCTTCCATCAGCGCGCCTATTGGTTTACATTTTAGTAAAGGAGTTGGACAATCTAGACAGACGTCAGTCGTTCTCAATCTACCTT GCGTAACCAACATTCCGATGTACTTTTGTACTCCCAACTCAAGTGAAGGCTGTTCTACCATATCGTCAGGAACTGAAGGCCATCAGACCATCAGATTTCTCAGTAGTGCAACACAGGATGTCGTATCAGGCGGCGATAGCGTGGCGGTCGTCCATTTGGATTTAGATGGAGGGGAAGAACCGGCTGTGACAACGGACGTGATGTTTAGCG GGAGTTCTCTTTGCAACTCTCACGGAAGTCCCCTGGGATTCGTGGACAAGAGTGATCACGAATCGGATCATTCTCAcgcaagaaaatga
- the LOC124189824 gene encoding cyclin-D-binding Myb-like transcription factor 1 isoform X2, with the protein MSRTPGALSFSNKITSIFYLPLDVTMSRNSVHQLNNEICTQEILVESLESQDGEQYLESTLMHDDNSEESYSLTKHSWTPTSVEKQQLRNQGQPWKQGVWSKEETVQLKQNILDYCDTFSIKDPCEIIFESGKEKRKNFYKTIADGINRPLFAVYRRVVRMYDSKNHIGKYSAEELKKLQELRKEYGNDWQKIGIIMGRSAASIKDRCRHLKEDCNAGPWVPEEEDLLFEAVFGFTQCLPGENSVAGIPWIQIAHRVGSRSERQCRKKWLSYCNVKRIGAVEWNDADELYLIRRLSKIDSDKDIAWAELTQKWPRSSVRSHQWLRAKWKRLKSTVTSSEDLSLKEICHQLLMTRNNNVIGRSVATDENTENCHSNSTHPTSVLNVIGVAPGASISAPIGLHFSKGVGQSRQTSVVLNLPCVTNIPMYFCTPNSSEGCSTISSGTEGHQTIRFLSSATQDVVSGGDSVAVVHLDLDGGEEPAVTTDVMFSGSSLCNSHGSPLGFVDKSDHESDHSHARK; encoded by the exons ATGAGCAGAACTCCAGGAGCTTTGTCTTTCAGCAATAAAATAACTAGTATTTTCTACCTTCCATTAGATGTAACAATGTCAAGAAATTCTGTTCATCAGTTGAATAATGAGATATGCACTCAAGAAATTTTGGTTGAATCACTGGAATCACAAGATGGAGAACAATATTTG GAATCAACTCTTATGCATGATGACAACTCCGAAGAAAGTTACAGTTTAACTAAACATAGCTGGACACCAACTTCAGTTGAGAAACAGCAACTAAGAAATCAAGGACAGCCTTGGAAACAAGGAGTTTGgagcaaagaagaaactgtgcaattgaaacaaaacatattAGATTACTGTGAT actttttcaataaaagacccatgtgaaattatttttgaatctgggaaagagaaacgaaaaaactTCTACAAGACCATTGCAGATGGGATCAACCGACCGTTGTTTGCGGTATATCGAAGAGTGGTGAG GATGTATGATTCAAAGAACCATATAGGCAAATACAGTGCAGAGGAACTAAAAAAGTTGCAAGAACTAAGAAAAGAATACGGAAATGATTGGCAGAAAATAGGGATAATTATGGGCCGTTCTGCAGCGTCAATCAAAGATAGGTGCCGTCATCTAAAAGAAGATTGCAATGCTGGGCCGTGGGTACCAGAGGAAGAAGATCTTTTGTTTGAAGCTGTCTTTGGCTTTACACAGTGTTTACCTGGAGAAAACTCAGTAGCTGGTATACCTTGGATTCAAATCGCTCATCGTGTAGGTAGTCGCAGCGAACGACAGTGTCGGAAAAAGTGGCTTAGCTATTGCAATGTGAAACGAATTGGGGCAGTAGAGTGGAATGATGCCGACGAACTTTATTTAATACGAAg ATTATCTAAAATCGACAGCGATAAAGATATTGCTTGGGCCGAGCTGACTCAAAAATGGCCACGCTCATCCGTCCGATCTCACCAGTGGTTAAGAGCCAAATGGAAAAGGCTGAAGAGCACTGTGACAAGTAGTGAAGACTTAAGTCTGAAAG aaatttgtCATCAATTACTGATGActcgtaataataatgttaTTGGAAGGTCGGTTGCAACCGACGAAAACACCGAAAATTGCCATTCCAATAGTACACATCCTACAAGTGTTCTTAATGTAATAGGAGTCGCACCCGGAGCTTCCATCAGCGCGCCTATTGGTTTACATTTTAGTAAAGGAGTTGGACAATCTAGACAGACGTCAGTCGTTCTCAATCTACCTT GCGTAACCAACATTCCGATGTACTTTTGTACTCCCAACTCAAGTGAAGGCTGTTCTACCATATCGTCAGGAACTGAAGGCCATCAGACCATCAGATTTCTCAGTAGTGCAACACAGGATGTCGTATCAGGCGGCGATAGCGTGGCGGTCGTCCATTTGGATTTAGATGGAGGGGAAGAACCGGCTGTGACAACGGACGTGATGTTTAGCG GGAGTTCTCTTTGCAACTCTCACGGAAGTCCCCTGGGATTCGTGGACAAGAGTGATCACGAATCGGATCATTCTCAcgcaagaaaatga
- the LOC124189825 gene encoding uncharacterized protein LOC124189825: MTACTKCYWEVVLLLLTVFLDESNAKACTNGSSAVADCLHTYLERDFPSIEAIVFPKNQGQTDHVLLLDGPELADQCHRIGEVVECLEALQTECYYYEDFFPFRHLVRSLRRSIDWVCTPEHLRSRFRTLLNAFNCLETARQKASSKGHPCFRPNIPVNIWQRIIRLQSGSEVCQSLTAHVNCTQRYTVNCPKEAQSVYKELNQLFLNSWCTPSQMHTRSWAESSLSSSVLLLTTALALVKVQRYLI, translated from the exons ATGACGGCGTGTACGAAATGTTACTGGGAAGTGGTTCTTCTACTACTAACAG TATTTTTAGATGAATCAAATGCCAAGGCGTGTACTAATGGTTCCAGCGCCGTAGCTGACTGTCTGCACACTTACCTAGAGCGCGATTTTCCTTCCATCGAAGCTATCGTCTTCCCTAAAAATCAAGg TCAAACAGACCACGTTTTGCTTTTGGATGGGCCCGAACTCGCAGATCAATGCCA TCGCATTGGCGAAGTTGTCGAGTGTTTAGAAGCCCTGCAAACCGAATGCTACTACTAcgaagattttttccccttccgtCATTTAGTAAGATCCCTCCGCAGATCCATCGACTGGGTGTGTACGCCTGAGCATCTTCGTAGTCGATTTCGGA CATTGCTTAATGCTTTCAACTGCTTGGAGACGGCCCGTCAGAAAGCCAGTTCTAAAGGTCATCCTTGTTTCCGACCTAACATTCCAGTGAATATATG GCAAAGAATAATTCGACTTCAAAGTGGCAGCGAAGTCTGCCA gTCGTTGACTGCTCACGTGAACTGCACCCAAAGATACACAGTCAACTGTCCAAAAGAAGCACAGTCCGTCTATAAAGAATTGaatcaattgtttttgaattcatGGTGCACACCTTCACAAATGCATACAAGAAGTTGGGCGGAGTCATCTCTTTCATCCAGCGTTCTACTTTTAACAACAGCCTTGGCGCTTGTCAAAGTGCAAAGATATTTAATATAA